In Exiguobacterium sibiricum 7-3, a genomic segment contains:
- the rpoE gene encoding DNA-directed RNA polymerase subunit delta, whose product MAVTMSLSRLSKEEITDLSLINFVNEMLQEAGEQPITFDDITKEIEKYHTFKNEEDKFEKLAQLYTDMNIDGNFVNVGANRWSLRAWYPFDKSDEDLVIEARQRGELDEFEEEFNYDAEEDEFETIEDDLDTFAKTADYDAADDSEEDTFKKVAVIDDLEDDLDEEDLEDFEEDDEEV is encoded by the coding sequence GTGGCCGTCACAATGAGCCTCAGCCGTTTAAGTAAAGAAGAAATTACCGATCTTTCACTGATTAACTTCGTCAATGAAATGCTGCAAGAAGCGGGCGAACAGCCTATTACTTTCGATGACATCACAAAAGAAATCGAAAAATATCATACGTTTAAAAATGAAGAGGATAAGTTCGAGAAACTTGCCCAACTTTATACGGACATGAACATCGATGGGAACTTCGTTAACGTCGGAGCTAACCGTTGGTCGCTTCGTGCTTGGTACCCATTCGATAAATCGGATGAGGATTTGGTCATTGAAGCCCGTCAACGTGGTGAACTCGATGAGTTCGAAGAAGAGTTCAACTATGACGCGGAAGAAGATGAGTTCGAGACGATCGAAGATGATCTCGATACATTCGCGAAAACTGCTGATTATGATGCAGCAGACGACAGCGAAGAAGACACATTCAAAAAAGTTGCGGTCATTGATGACCTCGAAGACGATTTGGATGAAGAAGACCTCGAAGATTTCGAGGAAGATGACGAAGAAGTTTAA
- a CDS encoding CTP synthase, whose amino-acid sequence MTKYIFVTGGVVSSLGKGITAASLARLLKNRGLNVTIQKFDPYINIDPGTMSPYQHGEVFVTDDGAETDLDLGHYERFIDINLSQNANVTSGRIYSTVLKKERRGDYNGGTVQVIPHITNEIKDRVFRAGKETGADVVITEIGGTVGDIESLPFIEAIRQVKNDIGKENVMYVHCTLVPYLAAAGELKTKPTQHSVKELRSYGIQPDIIVLRAEHDVPQEMKDKIALFCDTRPEAVIEAKDASTLYEVPLNLQRQGMDQLVCDYFKFDTPAADMTAWKQLVHTVTHLEKKTKIALVGKYVELRDAYISVAEALKHAGFAFNSDIEIDWINAEDVTRENVQELLGSANGILVPGGFGERGIEGKIEATRFARENNVPFFGICLGMQLATVEFARNVLNLEGAHSAEIDPATPYPIIDLLPEQKDIEDLGGTLRLGLYPCKLEDGSKARAAYSSELVYERHRHRYEFGNEFREQFEANGMIFSGTSPDGRLVEIIEIPEHKWFVACQFHPELISRPERPQALFHDFIQASLGE is encoded by the coding sequence ATGACAAAGTATATTTTCGTAACCGGTGGGGTAGTATCTTCGCTTGGTAAAGGGATCACGGCGGCATCACTCGCTCGTCTCTTGAAAAACCGTGGCCTCAACGTCACAATCCAAAAATTCGACCCGTACATCAACATCGACCCGGGAACGATGAGCCCGTACCAGCACGGGGAAGTTTTCGTCACGGATGACGGCGCTGAAACCGATCTTGACCTTGGTCACTACGAACGTTTCATCGACATTAACCTCAGTCAGAATGCGAACGTCACGTCAGGCCGCATCTACTCGACGGTCCTTAAAAAAGAACGCCGTGGCGACTACAACGGTGGAACGGTTCAGGTCATTCCGCACATCACGAATGAAATCAAAGACCGTGTTTTCCGTGCCGGAAAAGAAACAGGCGCTGACGTCGTCATCACAGAGATTGGTGGAACAGTAGGGGATATCGAATCGCTTCCGTTCATCGAAGCCATTCGTCAGGTGAAAAACGATATCGGAAAAGAGAACGTCATGTACGTTCACTGTACGCTTGTTCCGTATCTTGCAGCTGCAGGCGAGCTGAAGACGAAACCGACACAACACAGTGTCAAAGAACTCCGCAGCTACGGAATTCAGCCGGACATCATCGTGCTTCGTGCAGAACATGATGTACCGCAAGAAATGAAAGATAAAATTGCCCTCTTCTGTGACACACGTCCGGAAGCGGTCATCGAAGCGAAGGATGCATCGACGCTTTACGAAGTGCCGCTTAACTTACAACGTCAAGGCATGGACCAACTCGTCTGTGACTACTTCAAGTTTGATACGCCGGCTGCTGATATGACAGCATGGAAACAACTTGTTCACACCGTGACACACCTCGAGAAGAAAACGAAAATCGCTCTTGTCGGGAAGTACGTCGAACTCCGTGATGCGTACATCTCGGTTGCAGAAGCCTTGAAACATGCCGGTTTCGCCTTCAACAGCGACATCGAAATCGACTGGATCAATGCAGAAGACGTCACACGTGAAAACGTTCAGGAATTACTCGGTTCAGCAAACGGAATCCTTGTCCCGGGCGGATTTGGAGAGCGTGGAATCGAAGGGAAAATCGAAGCAACCCGTTTCGCCCGTGAAAACAATGTACCGTTCTTCGGAATTTGTCTCGGTATGCAACTGGCGACAGTTGAGTTTGCGCGCAACGTCTTGAACTTAGAAGGTGCTCACTCGGCAGAAATCGATCCGGCGACACCGTATCCGATCATCGATTTGCTTCCGGAACAAAAAGATATCGAGGATCTCGGCGGAACACTTCGTCTCGGTCTTTATCCATGTAAGCTTGAAGACGGTTCAAAAGCACGTGCGGCGTACTCGAGTGAACTCGTATACGAACGTCACCGTCACCGTTATGAGTTCGGCAACGAATTCCGTGAACAGTTCGAAGCAAACGGCATGATCTTCTCCGGTACAAGCCCGGATGGCCGTCTCGTTGAAATTATCGAGATTCCGGAACACAAATGGTTCGTCGCGTGTCAGTTCCACCCGGAATTAATTTCGCGTCCAGAGCGTCCGCAAGCTCTGTTCCATGACTTCATCCAAGCATCGCTTGGTGAGTAA